The Euphorbia lathyris chromosome 3, ddEupLath1.1, whole genome shotgun sequence genome contains a region encoding:
- the LOC136223226 gene encoding F-box protein SKIP23 isoform X2, with the protein MAEWSLLPKDLLEQISNYFDTSIDLLRFRSVCTSWRSSVSPKPRCPSGSFRILPNDGISCASFGFYLTKRTIFLIRLPDYHHQTSSDCWLVKIEEESPNRKHLLNPLSRYRFNSLPRSFPRPLDLLNFRVFELGQEYVLHHVNYKPSSPSIPDAGNLYMEKVVITWLNHGSQFLLLTIHVSGKLAFFKSGDKKWTIIQEMPSPYDDVIAYNEKLYAVDHTGRTVCVGLNAELNLIANPVFGGDRKCLVESRGQLLLVDTYLSIDTADENQDVGEESLEHLAQYMSERTVRFKVFKLEEALQSWIGVNSLDDRVLFLGEYSSFSASAADLSGCSGNCIFFMDSFFYPRDENTDEEEDSVLVGGDIGVFDLGIASIGPLSNYPEYSKMFWPPPDWVSSTSLEVQTQNQFEDLSLRNND; encoded by the exons ATGGCGGAGTGGAGCCTCCTCCCAAAAGACCTCCTTGAACAAATCTCCAATTACTTTGACACCTCCATTGATCTCCTTCGATTCCGTTCCGTTTGTACTTCATGGCGCTCCTCTGTATCCCCAAAGCCTCGCTGTCCATCTGGTAGTTTCCGGATACTCCCCAACGATGGGATCTCCTGCGCCTCCTTCGGTTTCTACCTCACCAAACGCACTATATTCCTCATCAGGTTACCTGATTACCATCACCAAACAAGCTCCGATTGCTGGCTAGTCAAAATCGAAGAAGAATCACCCAATAGGAAGCACTTGTTGAATCCTCTCTCAAGGTATCGCTTTAATTCTTTGCCCAGAAGCTTTCCTCGTCCTTTGGATTTACTTAACTTTCGGGTATTTGAATTGGGTCAAGAATATGTTCTGCATCATGTTAATTATAAACCGAGTTCGCCATCCATTCCTGATGCCGGTAATTTGTACATGGAGAAAGTGGTCATAACGTGGCTAAATCATGGATCACAGTTTTTGTTGCTCACGATTCATGTTTCAGGAAAATTAGCTTTCTTTAAAAGTGGTGATAAGAAATGGACTATAATTCAAGAAATGCCTTCTCCTTACGATGATGTCATTGCTTATAATGAAAAGCTTTATGCAGTTGATCACACAGGGAGAACTGTTTGTGTTGGGTTAAATGCGGAATTGAATTTGATTGCAAATCCTGTTTTTGGGGGTGACAGGAAGTGTTTGGTTGAGTCTAGAGGTCAATTATTGTTAGTTGATACTTATTTGAGTATTGATACTGCTGATGAGAACCAGGATGTTGGAGAAGAATCTTTGGAGCACCTTGCTCAGTATATGAGTGAAAGAACAGTTAGGTTTAAGGTTTTTAAGTTGGAAGAAGCATTACAAAGCTGGATTGGGGTAAATAGCTTGGATGATCGTGTTTTGTTTTTAGGTGAATATTCTAGCTTTTCTGCATCAGCTGCTGATCTGTCTGGGTGCAGTGGGAATTGTATATTTTTTATGGATAGTTTCTTCTATCCAAGAGATGAAAATAcagatgaggaagaagatagTGTCTTGGTAGGTGGAGACATAGGTGTGTTTGACTTGGGGATTGCTTCTATAGGACCATTAAGTAATTACCCCGAATATTCCAAGATGTTTTGGCCACCTCCTGATTGGGTTTCTTCTACATCATTGGAG GTGCAAACTCAAAATCAGTTTGAAGATTTGTCCCTGAGAAATAATGATTAA
- the LOC136223226 gene encoding F-box protein SKIP23 isoform X1, producing the protein MAEWSLLPKDLLEQISNYFDTSIDLLRFRSVCTSWRSSVSPKPRCPSGSFRILPNDGISCASFGFYLTKRTIFLIRLPDYHHQTSSDCWLVKIEEESPNRKHLLNPLSRYRFNSLPRSFPRPLDLLNFRVFELGQEYVLHHVNYKPSSPSIPDAGNLYMEKVVITWLNHGSQFLLLTIHVSGKLAFFKSGDKKWTIIQEMPSPYDDVIAYNEKLYAVDHTGRTVCVGLNAELNLIANPVFGGDRKCLVESRGQLLLVDTYLSIDTADENQDVGEESLEHLAQYMSERTVRFKVFKLEEALQSWIGVNSLDDRVLFLGEYSSFSASAADLSGCSGNCIFFMDSFFYPRDENTDEEEDSVLVGGDIGVFDLGIASIGPLSNYPEYSKMFWPPPDWVSSTSLEAAVSRWWVEAKYLKQVLRFFSLQN; encoded by the exons ATGGCGGAGTGGAGCCTCCTCCCAAAAGACCTCCTTGAACAAATCTCCAATTACTTTGACACCTCCATTGATCTCCTTCGATTCCGTTCCGTTTGTACTTCATGGCGCTCCTCTGTATCCCCAAAGCCTCGCTGTCCATCTGGTAGTTTCCGGATACTCCCCAACGATGGGATCTCCTGCGCCTCCTTCGGTTTCTACCTCACCAAACGCACTATATTCCTCATCAGGTTACCTGATTACCATCACCAAACAAGCTCCGATTGCTGGCTAGTCAAAATCGAAGAAGAATCACCCAATAGGAAGCACTTGTTGAATCCTCTCTCAAGGTATCGCTTTAATTCTTTGCCCAGAAGCTTTCCTCGTCCTTTGGATTTACTTAACTTTCGGGTATTTGAATTGGGTCAAGAATATGTTCTGCATCATGTTAATTATAAACCGAGTTCGCCATCCATTCCTGATGCCGGTAATTTGTACATGGAGAAAGTGGTCATAACGTGGCTAAATCATGGATCACAGTTTTTGTTGCTCACGATTCATGTTTCAGGAAAATTAGCTTTCTTTAAAAGTGGTGATAAGAAATGGACTATAATTCAAGAAATGCCTTCTCCTTACGATGATGTCATTGCTTATAATGAAAAGCTTTATGCAGTTGATCACACAGGGAGAACTGTTTGTGTTGGGTTAAATGCGGAATTGAATTTGATTGCAAATCCTGTTTTTGGGGGTGACAGGAAGTGTTTGGTTGAGTCTAGAGGTCAATTATTGTTAGTTGATACTTATTTGAGTATTGATACTGCTGATGAGAACCAGGATGTTGGAGAAGAATCTTTGGAGCACCTTGCTCAGTATATGAGTGAAAGAACAGTTAGGTTTAAGGTTTTTAAGTTGGAAGAAGCATTACAAAGCTGGATTGGGGTAAATAGCTTGGATGATCGTGTTTTGTTTTTAGGTGAATATTCTAGCTTTTCTGCATCAGCTGCTGATCTGTCTGGGTGCAGTGGGAATTGTATATTTTTTATGGATAGTTTCTTCTATCCAAGAGATGAAAATAcagatgaggaagaagatagTGTCTTGGTAGGTGGAGACATAGGTGTGTTTGACTTGGGGATTGCTTCTATAGGACCATTAAGTAATTACCCCGAATATTCCAAGATGTTTTGGCCACCTCCTGATTGGGTTTCTTCTACATCATTGGAG GCTGCTGTAAGTCGGTGGTGGGTGGAAGCAAAATACCTCAAACAGGTTTTGCGATTCTTTTCTTTGCAAAATTGA
- the LOC136222928 gene encoding rop guanine nucleotide exchange factor 1: MGSVSSDDESDQQSERCGSYSLSADVSESESCSSFSCRRFDGEGASSSMTSSPCPPLPSAFCFQTPVVLPGIGAKDLLIWDVKPEKRETDLSEVEMMKERFAKLLLGEDMSGGGKGVCTALAISNAITNLSATVFGELWRLEPLAPQKKSMWHREMEWLLCVSDSIVELVPSLQQFPGGGTYEVMATRPRSDLYMNLPALKKLDAMLISMLDGFSETEFWYIDRGIILADGGDCDVYASGVSSGRPSIRQEEKWWLPCPKVLPSGLSEDSRKRLQQCRDCTNQILKAAMAINSSVLAEMEIPSAYLETLPKNGKACLGDIVYRYITADQFSPECLLDCLDLSTEHHTLEIANRVEAAVHVWNQKNHKKQINNTKVKQTSWGGKVKGLVADSKKNHSLAERAETLLQSLRLRFPGLPQTSLDMHKIQYNKDVGQSILESYSRVMESLAFNIMARIDDVLYVDDTTKRCAAAESASLFNRSGLGGLPVQKRMSPSPFSVQQSPFTSPFATPTFNSSTPVTGSPRRTPSYLKKNNSKEASDEKLEKPTPAEFEKVWSYTGNLSSRRISGDAPERD, encoded by the exons ATGGGGAGTGTATCCTCCGATGACGAATCGGATCAGCAGAGTGAGAGGTGTGGAAGCTACAGTTTGAGTGCTGACGTCAGTGAGTCCGAGAGTTGCAGTAGTTTTTCGTGTCGGCGGTTTGATGGCGAAGGTGCTTCTAGCTCAATGACTTCGTCTCCTTGTCCTCCTTTGCCCTCTGCTTTCTGTTTTCAAACGCCGGTAGTGCTTCCTGGAATTGGAGCAAAGGACTTGTTGATTTGGGATGTCAAGCCTGAGAAACGGGAGACGGATTTATCCG AGGTTGAAATGATGAAAGAGAGATTTGCTAAGCTACTTTTGGGAGAAGACATGTCTGGAGGTGGTAAAGGAGTCTGTACTGCGCTTGCCATTTCAAATGCCATCACTAATCTCTCTG CAACTGTATTTGGTGAGCTGTGGAGGTTAGAGCCATTGGCACCACAAAAGAAATCAATGTGGCATAGAGAAATGGAATGGCTCTTATGCGTGAGTGATTCAATTGTTGAGCTTGTTCCTTCATTACAACAATTCCCTGGTGGGGGCACATATGAAGTCATGGCAACTCGGCCTCGGTCTGATTTATACATGAATCTCCCTGCCCTGAAGAAGCTTGATGCTATGTTAATTAGTATGCTTGATGGGTTTTCTGAGACAGAGTTTTGGTACATTGATCGGGGGATAATTTTGGCTGATGGTGGCGACTGTGATGTGTATGCATCAGGTGTTTCTAGCGGGAGGCCTTCGATTAGGCAAGAAGAGAAATGGTGGTTGCCCTGTCCTAAAGTGCTGCCAAGTGGGTTGTCTGAGGATTCTAGGAAAAGGTTGCAGCAATGCAGGGATTGTACAAACCAGATATTGAAGGCAGCAATGGCAATTAACAGTAGTGTGCTTGCTGAGATGGAAATACCTAGTGCTTATTTGGAGACATTACCTAAG AATGGAAAAGCTTGTCTGGGAGATATCGTCTATCGGTACATAACTGCTGATCAGTTCTCACCAGAATGCCTTCTTGATTGCCTAGACCTGTCGACAGAGCATCACACGCTTGAAATAGCTAACAGAGTTGAGGCAGCAGTGCATGTTTGGAACCAGAAGAATCACAAAAAACAGATAAACAACACAAAAGTTAAGCAAACATCATGGGGTGGCAAGGTCAAGGGACTGGTAGCTGACTCCAAAAAGAATCATTCTCTTGCTGAACGAGCGGAGACTCTCTTACAGAGCCTAAGGCTTCGTTTCCCTGGTCTTCCGCAGACATCACTGGATATGCACAAGATTCAATACAACAAG GATGTTGGGCAATCGATTCTGGAAAGCTATTCAAGAGTAATGGAGAGCCTGGCTTTCAACATTATGGCAAGGATAGATGATGTTCTTTATGTAGATGATACGACGAAACGATGTGCAGCAGCAGAATCAGCGTCTCTCTTCAATAGGAGTGGTTTGGGTGGGCTTCCAGTCCAAAAGCGAATGTCGCCTAGCCCTTTCTCCGTCCAACAAAGCCCCTTCACCTCTCCATTTGCAACTCCAACATTCAATTCATCCACTCCAGTGACAGGAAGCCCCAGAAGGACACCATCGTATCTAAAGAAAAACAACAGTAAAGAAGCATCTGATGAGAAGTTAGAGAAACCCACCCCAGCAGAATTTGAGAAGGTTTGGTCCTACACTGGTAACCTAAGTTCAAGGAGAATCTCTGGAGATGCCCCTGAAAGAGATTAG